A part of Crassostrea angulata isolate pt1a10 chromosome 5, ASM2561291v2, whole genome shotgun sequence genomic DNA contains:
- the LOC128184545 gene encoding outer dense fiber protein 3-like, giving the protein MVYNYTKPRGPIAAMYSSPGPCYGLPGLVGQKTHDPRSVHHKGSAYPFGVRHGKFRDDCSPGPCYYPNPKVYRDGNDGTPHYSLYSRQRDGTMFKVPGPGAYSPEGAGPTAHFRHPAYSFGTRHRNRRTDNTPAPNNYTLTPMLGTTKESGKPQAPIFSMSGRQKQGGFHEDLAKTPGPGTYDTSDPSIYKDKAPLYSMTSRNVMPGDTTRKPGPGAHSPETVWTHKKKMPEFSFGIRHSQYLAPLIVDQAD; this is encoded by the exons ATGGTGTACAATTATACAAAGCCCCGTGGCCCCATTGCTGCCATGTACAGCAGCCCCGGCCCCTGTTACGGACTTCCAGGTTTGGTGGGACAGAAAACCCATGATCCCCGCAGTGTTCACCACAAAGGCTCCGCCTACCCGTTTGGTGTTCGCCACGGAAAATTCAGGGATGACTGCAGTCCTGGACCCTGCTATTACCCCAACCCCAAGGTTTATAGGGACGGAAACGATGGCACCCCCCATTACTCATTATACAGCCGCCAAAGGGACGGAACCATGTTTAAAGTGCCTGGCCCCGGGGCTTACAGCCCTGAGGGTGCTGGACCCACCGCTCACTTCCGCCACCCTGCCTACAGCTTTGGAACTCGTCACAGAAACAGGAGAACTGATAACACACCTG CTCCTAACAACTACACTCTGACACCAATGTTGGGAACCACGAAGGAATCTGGCAAACCCCAGGCCCCAATCTTCTCCATGTCTGGCAGACAAAAGCAGGGAGGATTCCACGAGGATCTGGCCAAG ACCCCTGGACCAGGAACCTATGACACCTCTGATCCCAGCATCTACAAGGATAAGGCGCCACTGTACAGCATGACCAGCCGAAACGTCATGCCCGGAGACACCACCCGCAAACCTGGCCCCGGTGCTCACTCTCCCGAAACT GTCTGGACTCACAAAAAGAAGATGCCCGAGTTCTCCTTCGGAATCCGTCACAGCCAATACTTAGCTCCCCTTATCGTAGACCAGGCTGATTGA
- the LOC128186312 gene encoding DEP domain-containing protein 7-like: MAMRADSLLDSPVSYNSFQRSIPLRASKINIGPFRATQIWNEIVDHLKTNVEVKRRRYKMKTYDNSFSGAHAVDVVMTYLLSEKNTFSTDLSRDKAVKLCQSLMDRQVFCSISNRTSEIKKMFDDSHSKLYRFVGMDPPEGLENSNLTIIETSSSDEEHDYSIMEDCRGNQSIRLSPDQENGLDDSVVCNPIAVNKKGQVLQEIISLHQSFTRRRSRSSLKSDTSILNRSSYRDSPIPPEAMECLWREVALCQLLTIVEIPFLEGLLTEQKSGKKSTKQSLMLTNSVSKHYNSVCMNSVSDPFMRTALNCIECLPKGLLVLEKDFVREQNPAAKIQAFHVLSGHYKSRSDSLLPENFIEVHLAILNFIIQQKHEVAIASLQLDMIILPWHIREELRRLLKFMVACSEMTDFSVDSKVNNETLVLDTFTDCIIQHKVVAHKLARVLVLFLMKNLKRIFTVPKEIKERVVTRLNDLKTGEVSPVRDNAYCSQVTSDEYQKQATECTNSALVSMMNGILDNTNFTLKEKKQRLRQFQKCHPELYAKNFHGML, translated from the exons ggCCATTTCGGGCTACTCAGATCTGGAATGAAATCGTGGATCACTTGAAGACAAATGTGGAGGTCAAGAGACGTCGCTACAAGATGAAGACTTATGACAACAGTTTCTCCGGGGCCCATGCTGTGGATGTCGTCATGACTTACTTACTCAGTGAGAAAAACACTTTCAGCACAGATCTCTCCAGAGACAAGGCTGTTAAG CTGTGTCAGTCTCTGATGGACCGCCAGGTTTTCTGCTCCATCAGTAACCGCACCAGCGAGATCAAGAAGATGTTTGATGACAGCCACAGCAAGCTCTATAGGTTTGTGGGCATGGACCCCCCGGAGGGCCTTGAGAACTCCAACTTAACCATCATAGAAACCAGCTCCTCCGACGAAGAACACGACTACTCCATCATGGAAGATTGCAGGGGAAATCAGTCAATCAG ACTGAGCCCTGATCAGGAGAATGGTTTAGATGACAGTGTGGTGTGTAACCCCATCGCCGTCAACAAGAAAGGACAAGTGCTACAGGAGATTATCTCCCTTCATCAGTCCTTCACAAGACGTCGTAGTCGTAGTTCTCTCAAGTCTGACACATCTATTCTAAACCGCAGTAGTTACAGGGACTCTCCCATACCACCAGAAG CTATGGAGTGCCTATGGAGAGAAGTTGCCCTGTGCCAGTTGTTGACCATTGTAGAGATCCCATTCCTGGAAGGTCTTCTGACAGAACAGAAATCTGGCAAGAAGAGCACCAAACAGAGTCTAATGTTGACTAACTCTGTCTCCAAACACTACAACAGTGTCTGTATGAACAGCGTCTCCGACCCCTTCATGAGGACAGCCCTGAACTGCATTGAGTGTCTGCCCAAAGGTTTACTAGTGCTAGAGAAAGACTTTGTCCGTGAACAGAACCCAGCCGCCAAGATCCAGGCTTTCCATGTTCTCAGCGGCCATTACAAGTCACGGAGCGATTCCCTGCTGCCAGAGAATTTCATCGAGGTTCACCTGGCCATCTTGAATTTTATCATCCAGCAGAAGCATGAAGTGGCCATTGCCTCGTTACAGTTAGACATGATCATCCTGCCCTGGCACATCAGGGAAGAACTTCGCCGTCTGCTCAAGTTCATGGTGGCCTGTTCTGAGATGACCGACTTCTCTGTTGATTccaag GTAAACAATGAGACACTGGTCTTGGACACATTCACTGACTGCATCATTCAACACAAAGTGGTGGCTCACAAACTCGCTCGAGTCCTGGTTCTGTTCCTGATGAAGAATCTCAAGCGGATCTTCACTGTTCCCAAGGAAATCAAAGAGCGAGTGGTCACACGTCTCAACGATCTAAAAACCGGCGAAGTCTCTCCTGTGCGAG atAACGCATACTGCAGTCAGGTGACTTCAGATGAGTACCAGAAACAAGCCACCGAGTGCACAAACTCGGCCCTTGTCTCCATGATGAACGGTATCCTTGACAACACCAACTTTACCCTAAAGGAAAAGAAACAGCGTCTCCGACAGTTCCAAAAGTGTCACCCAGAGCTGTATGCCAAGAACTTCCATGGAATGTTGTAA